The following coding sequences lie in one Pectobacterium sp. A5351 genomic window:
- a CDS encoding ribokinase, whose product MKGKVCVFGSFNLDIVAGMSRFPQPGESLIAHRSMMGPGGKGANQATAALRAGARVHYIGKIGNDDFGLFARRHLEKTGFDAITLFTCKEKPTGNALIYVAGDDAENMISVYPGANLTVTAAEIARCQPTVAAADILLIQLENNLSAIQRIVDSAQEANTFVIMNPAPWQKVSNALLRKIDLLTPNSTEATLLTGIPVMDIDSARQAAAVLHDKGVRQLVITLGVQGAFLSTGDVQAHIPAFPAQPRDTTGAGDAFNGALAARLAAGDSLERAVLFSSSYASLCVEREGAAHAMPRYEEALERMQQHAERRYEAGITE is encoded by the coding sequence ATGAAAGGTAAAGTTTGTGTGTTTGGCTCGTTCAATTTGGACATTGTGGCGGGAATGTCCCGCTTTCCGCAGCCGGGAGAATCGCTGATTGCACACCGCAGCATGATGGGGCCGGGGGGAAAGGGGGCTAATCAGGCGACCGCCGCGTTGCGTGCCGGTGCGCGGGTACACTATATCGGTAAAATTGGTAATGATGATTTTGGTCTGTTTGCCAGACGCCATCTCGAAAAGACGGGCTTTGATGCGATTACCTTGTTTACCTGCAAAGAAAAACCGACAGGGAATGCGTTGATCTATGTGGCAGGCGACGATGCAGAAAATATGATTTCCGTCTACCCAGGTGCGAATCTGACAGTGACGGCAGCGGAGATCGCACGCTGCCAACCGACGGTCGCAGCGGCAGATATTTTGTTGATTCAACTGGAAAATAATCTTAGTGCAATTCAGCGTATCGTGGATAGTGCACAGGAGGCGAACACGTTCGTCATTATGAACCCCGCGCCCTGGCAAAAAGTGAGCAATGCCTTACTGCGTAAGATCGATCTCCTGACGCCAAATAGCACTGAAGCGACGTTGTTGACCGGCATTCCGGTAATGGATATCGACAGCGCACGGCAGGCGGCTGCGGTGTTACACGACAAGGGGGTACGCCAACTGGTCATTACGCTTGGTGTGCAGGGTGCATTCTTATCAACGGGGGATGTTCAGGCACATATCCCGGCGTTTCCAGCCCAGCCCAGGGACACCACGGGGGCTGGCGATGCATTTAACGGCGCACTGGCGGCGAGGCTGGCGGCCGGTGATTCTCTGGAGCGGGCGGTGCTATTTTCTTCCTCCTATGCCTCACTTTGCGTGGAACGTGAAGGTGCTGCGCATGCGATGCCACGTTATGAAGAAGCGCTTGAACGAATGCAACAGCACGCGGAACGGCGGTATGAGGCGGGAATCACCGAATAG
- the alsE gene encoding D-allulose 6-phosphate 3-epimerase: MQTKISPSLMCMNLIEIKQQLAVLNSRADFLHVDIMDGHYVKNITLSPFFIEQIRPHTSLVIDVHLMVEAPTDFIDAIAKAGADYICPHAETINRDAFRVINQIRSLGKKVGVVLNPATPVEFIQHYIHLLDKITVMTVDPGYAGQPFIPEMLQKIKKLNALKQQHGYSYLIEIDGSCNQKTYGTLLAAGAEVLIVGTSGLFNLHDDLATSWEMMTGHIAQAQRLIQESA, encoded by the coding sequence ATGCAGACCAAAATCTCTCCCTCGCTGATGTGCATGAACCTGATTGAGATTAAACAACAGTTGGCCGTCCTGAACTCGCGTGCTGATTTTTTGCATGTAGACATCATGGATGGGCACTACGTGAAAAATATCACGCTGTCGCCGTTCTTTATTGAGCAAATTCGCCCACATACGTCACTCGTGATAGACGTACACCTGATGGTGGAAGCGCCTACCGATTTTATCGATGCGATTGCGAAAGCCGGTGCGGACTATATTTGCCCCCACGCCGAGACGATCAACCGGGATGCGTTTCGGGTAATCAATCAGATACGTTCACTCGGCAAAAAGGTGGGCGTGGTACTGAACCCCGCGACGCCGGTCGAATTTATCCAACACTATATTCATCTACTGGACAAAATTACGGTGATGACGGTCGATCCAGGCTATGCGGGTCAGCCGTTCATCCCGGAAATGCTCCAAAAGATCAAAAAACTAAATGCGTTAAAACAGCAACATGGCTATTCCTACCTGATCGAAATTGATGGCTCTTGTAATCAGAAAACCTACGGTACGCTGCTAGCGGCAGGGGCTGAAGTTCTGATTGTTGGAACATCGGGACTCTTTAACCTGCATGACGATCTGGCGACATCATGGGAGATGATGACGGGGCACATCGCACAGGCACAGCGCCTGATACAGGAGTCTGCATGA
- a CDS encoding ABC transporter permease — MKRYIFKPNGADAGLLLLIALCCALFSVMLPGRFFTTSTFMSMAFQLPELGLLTLGMFIAILSGGLNLCIIATANLTSLFIAWVLLHFLPEGAGTAMQLLWLGVGLLGASAIAIVIGALTGFMVTKVGAHPILVTLASMMTVNGIGIWLTKGAAVSGMPDVLRTLGSGTWIGIPLPLWLFVAAAGALALFLGKTRAGKCIYMGGSNINATWFSGINTHRMLMLVYVISSLMCVLAGLVMMARFNSARMGYGDSYLLLTVLAIILGGTDPNGGFGRVTGVVLSLIALQILSTGFNLMNISQHFSLAMWGAVLIVVLALKFFKARYVDYRAVRLSALRARADHLTEKKEV, encoded by the coding sequence ATGAAACGATATATCTTCAAACCAAACGGTGCCGACGCAGGGTTATTGCTCCTCATCGCACTGTGTTGTGCGCTGTTCAGCGTCATGCTACCAGGCCGCTTTTTTACGACGTCGACGTTCATGAGCATGGCGTTCCAACTGCCTGAACTGGGCTTGCTGACGTTGGGAATGTTTATCGCCATTCTTAGCGGCGGGTTGAACCTGTGCATTATTGCGACAGCCAATCTGACCAGCCTGTTTATTGCCTGGGTTCTGCTGCATTTCCTCCCTGAAGGTGCAGGAACTGCTATGCAGTTGCTGTGGCTGGGAGTGGGTCTGTTGGGGGCATCGGCTATTGCCATCGTGATTGGCGCATTGACCGGATTTATGGTCACGAAGGTGGGCGCACACCCCATTCTGGTGACGCTGGCGAGCATGATGACCGTGAACGGGATTGGCATCTGGCTGACCAAAGGGGCAGCTGTCAGCGGAATGCCTGATGTGTTGCGCACGTTGGGTTCCGGTACATGGATCGGAATTCCGCTACCGCTCTGGTTGTTTGTGGCTGCTGCGGGAGCTCTGGCGCTCTTCCTCGGTAAGACCCGGGCAGGAAAGTGCATTTATATGGGCGGTAGCAACATTAACGCGACTTGGTTCAGCGGCATCAATACGCATCGCATGTTGATGCTGGTTTATGTCATCTCCAGCCTGATGTGTGTCCTGGCGGGGCTAGTGATGATGGCGCGCTTTAACTCGGCGCGGATGGGGTACGGTGACTCCTACCTGCTGTTGACGGTACTGGCGATCATCCTTGGCGGCACCGACCCGAATGGCGGGTTCGGGCGGGTGACGGGGGTGGTGTTGTCACTCATCGCGCTTCAGATTCTCTCTACGGGCTTCAACCTGATGAATATTAGCCAGCATTTCAGCCTGGCCATGTGGGGTGCCGTGCTGATTGTCGTCCTGGCACTGAAATTCTTTAAAGCTCGCTACGTCGATTATCGTGCGGTGCGCCTGAGTGCTTTACGCGCCCGTGCCGACCATTTAACTGAAAAAAAGGAAGTCTGA
- the alsK gene encoding allose kinase, translating to MTERWLGIDIGGTSTRLMLMDAQHQWSGFRKVATASWAQQGDALAALTDVIAQTLEQQAVNGVMLGLPGILSRDRQSVLSLPFIPALNDQPVAQKIGERLGIPVAMDKDVNHLMLWDLMQLKMLPDTAVGIYLGTGIGNSLWLNGRFYHGEHGGAGELGHIPWQDNQRPCPCGNLGCVETLTSGHWLQHWATQQDGATMPSLFTYFGSHPDLLAFVDRLAKVVATEMNIFDPDYLILGGGVLSMVDFPHAALRDGIWRHLRPPMTRGKLNMVFSEATDYTGCRGACLAAERQFGGKI from the coding sequence ATGACAGAACGGTGGCTGGGAATCGATATTGGCGGTACCAGCACACGGTTAATGCTGATGGATGCGCAGCACCAGTGGTCGGGATTTCGCAAAGTAGCGACGGCGAGCTGGGCACAGCAAGGTGATGCGTTGGCAGCATTGACTGATGTGATTGCGCAGACGCTGGAACAGCAGGCGGTAAATGGCGTGATGCTCGGGTTGCCGGGTATTCTGAGCCGCGATCGTCAATCCGTGCTGTCGTTGCCATTTATTCCAGCGCTGAATGACCAGCCAGTTGCGCAAAAAATCGGTGAACGTCTGGGCATACCCGTGGCGATGGATAAAGACGTTAATCATTTGATGTTGTGGGACTTAATGCAGTTAAAAATGCTGCCGGACACGGCGGTTGGTATTTACCTCGGCACCGGGATTGGTAATAGCCTGTGGCTCAATGGTCGTTTTTATCATGGCGAACACGGGGGGGCGGGTGAACTGGGGCATATTCCCTGGCAGGATAATCAACGGCCTTGCCCTTGCGGCAATCTTGGCTGCGTGGAAACGCTGACATCGGGGCACTGGTTACAACATTGGGCAACGCAGCAGGACGGCGCAACCATGCCATCCCTGTTTACGTATTTTGGCTCACACCCGGATTTACTGGCATTTGTTGATCGGTTGGCGAAGGTGGTTGCAACGGAGATGAATATTTTCGACCCCGACTACCTGATTCTCGGCGGTGGCGTTTTATCGATGGTTGATTTTCCGCATGCTGCCCTGCGCGATGGGATCTGGCGGCATCTGCGTCCCCCGATGACGCGTGGGAAACTCAATATGGTGTTCAGTGAGGCCACGGACTATACCGGCTGTCGTGGTGCCTGTCTGGCGGCAGAGCGTCAATTCGGGGGGAAAATATGA
- a CDS encoding DeoR/GlpR family DNA-binding transcription regulator: MLPIERQRRIMEILALNSRVLVTELVSLLQVSQETIRRDLSKLEAKGVLQRSHGGAVLAQKHQGNIINNITKNSEYELTFRQRMNEHVSQKMQIAKRALDFISVGDCLLLDSSTTCWFLARQLPDIELTVITNSLRTVQTLAAKGNIRTICLGGEYSDRHEDFNGLVTEQPLKEFLINKIFFSCSSLGNDGYLREGNENKAHLKQQMLLASERKYLLMDASKFLRPSFARICHYRDVDFLITEKLDDKDLTQELAWNGVNIIDCSQRAQTMQLINN; this comes from the coding sequence ATGTTACCGATTGAACGCCAGCGCCGGATAATGGAAATATTAGCGTTGAATAGTCGCGTGTTGGTTACAGAATTAGTGAGTTTATTACAGGTTTCTCAGGAAACCATTCGCCGAGATTTATCAAAGTTGGAGGCGAAAGGCGTATTGCAGCGGAGTCATGGCGGAGCAGTATTAGCACAGAAACACCAGGGAAATATAATAAATAATATAACTAAAAATAGTGAATATGAATTAACCTTCCGCCAGCGTATGAATGAACATGTTTCGCAAAAAATGCAAATAGCCAAACGTGCACTGGATTTTATTAGCGTGGGGGATTGTCTGTTACTCGACAGCAGTACCACATGTTGGTTCCTTGCTCGGCAATTACCCGACATAGAGTTAACGGTAATAACGAATTCACTACGGACGGTTCAAACATTGGCAGCGAAAGGAAATATCCGCACGATCTGTCTGGGGGGAGAATATTCCGACCGCCATGAGGATTTTAACGGCTTGGTGACGGAGCAACCGTTAAAAGAATTTTTGATTAATAAGATTTTCTTCTCCTGTAGCAGTCTGGGTAATGACGGTTATTTACGTGAGGGAAATGAAAATAAAGCACACCTAAAACAGCAAATGTTATTGGCTTCCGAAAGAAAATATTTGCTGATGGATGCGAGTAAATTTCTACGCCCTTCTTTTGCACGTATTTGTCATTATCGGGATGTGGATTTTCTTATTACCGAAAAATTGGACGACAAAGATCTAACACAGGAACTGGCCTGGAACGGCGTCAATATTATTGATTGCTCGCAACGTGCTCAGACCATGCAGTTAATTAATAATTAA
- a CDS encoding YybH family protein, whose product MKPHPIREIIEACDKAISERNFDALMCYYAEDAALVIKPGMVARGKEDIKKAFVAIADYFKNQLIVEQGNMQVIEGGGDAFVIMETVLHYPDDKGNIVTTTRRATYVFRKNVDGNWLCTIDNSYGTTLLD is encoded by the coding sequence ATGAAACCCCATCCGATACGCGAGATTATTGAGGCCTGTGATAAAGCAATTTCTGAGCGAAATTTTGATGCTCTGATGTGTTATTACGCTGAGGATGCCGCACTTGTTATCAAGCCAGGCATGGTTGCGAGAGGCAAAGAGGATATAAAAAAAGCGTTTGTCGCCATTGCCGATTATTTTAAAAATCAACTTATTGTTGAACAAGGCAATATGCAGGTCATTGAAGGTGGTGGAGACGCTTTCGTTATCATGGAAACCGTTCTTCATTACCCAGATGACAAAGGGAATATTGTCACAACAACGCGACGAGCGACTTATGTGTTCAGGAAAAATGTCGATGGAAACTGGCTTTGCACCATTGATAATTCCTATGGAACAACGCTGCTGGACTGA
- a CDS encoding toxin-antitoxin system HicB family antitoxin, giving the protein MSTIKRDTKKSSSLGKSPTFQIRISPELREQLDEIVTKEGVSLGNWFKELARQELRKQGIEPKG; this is encoded by the coding sequence ATGTCAACGATAAAACGCGATACGAAAAAATCTTCATCATTGGGGAAATCACCAACCTTCCAGATACGGATCTCCCCTGAGCTACGCGAACAGCTTGATGAGATAGTTACAAAAGAAGGTGTCAGTCTCGGCAACTGGTTCAAAGAGCTTGCCCGTCAGGAATTGAGAAAGCAGGGGATTGAGCCGAAGGGGTGA
- a CDS encoding sugar ABC transporter ATP-binding protein, which produces MTLTEPQTLIALGSVSKTFGGSRALNDVDLSLAVGEVHCLAGTNGCGKSTLIKVIAGVYTPDAGSQISLFDGETATESRFPRLTPKQAREFGIQVIYQDLSLFPNLSVAENIAFEHNLKGLLGWYRAGTLRETARRVISELNFELNLDEKVSALSIAQRQQVAICRALVADARLVIMDEPTASLTRTEVNQLLRTVRYLKEKRICVVFVSHRLDEVLEISDRVTVIRDGRKIGTWSASDMDGHRLTELMTGMTLDYQRKMPTLNPERTLLEVAGLTRSGQYHDINFTLHEGEVLGLCGLLGSGRTELALSLFGMTRPDSGKIWLDSKPVTFRSHEDAIKAGIGYVSEDRLTLGLVQQQSVADNMVLTILDRLRSRFHLIDEYRKNKLIVKWIERLGVRMADPQQAISTLSGGNQQKIVLAKWVLTQPKILILDSPTVGVDVGAKASIYALIHQLAQEGIAIILISDEVPEVYYNCDRILHFRNGAIHAEYQPEQVEQQQLAEVINA; this is translated from the coding sequence ATGACGCTGACCGAACCACAGACGTTGATTGCTCTCGGCTCTGTCTCCAAGACGTTTGGCGGTAGCCGTGCGCTGAATGACGTTGATCTGTCACTGGCTGTCGGGGAGGTCCACTGCCTTGCTGGCACCAACGGCTGTGGCAAAAGTACGTTGATAAAGGTGATTGCCGGCGTGTACACGCCGGATGCGGGTAGCCAGATCTCGCTATTTGATGGTGAAACCGCGACAGAATCTCGTTTTCCTCGTCTGACGCCTAAGCAGGCACGCGAATTTGGTATTCAGGTGATCTATCAGGATCTGTCGTTATTTCCCAATCTGAGCGTGGCGGAAAACATTGCATTTGAACATAACCTGAAAGGGTTGCTGGGCTGGTATCGGGCAGGGACGCTGCGGGAAACGGCACGGCGGGTCATCAGCGAACTGAACTTCGAGCTAAATCTGGATGAAAAAGTCTCTGCTTTGTCCATCGCCCAGCGCCAGCAGGTTGCCATCTGCCGTGCGCTGGTGGCGGATGCCCGGCTGGTGATCATGGATGAACCGACGGCATCGTTAACGCGAACCGAAGTGAATCAACTGTTGCGTACCGTGCGCTACCTGAAAGAGAAGCGTATCTGTGTGGTGTTTGTCAGCCACCGTCTGGATGAGGTGCTGGAGATTTCCGATCGCGTCACGGTGATCCGTGATGGACGGAAGATTGGCACCTGGTCGGCCAGTGATATGGATGGTCATCGTCTGACCGAATTGATGACGGGAATGACGCTGGATTACCAGCGTAAAATGCCGACGTTGAATCCAGAACGCACATTATTAGAGGTGGCAGGCCTGACTCGTTCAGGCCAGTACCACGATATCAATTTTACCCTACACGAAGGGGAAGTTCTGGGGCTGTGTGGGCTATTAGGATCGGGGCGTACGGAGCTGGCGCTCTCTTTGTTTGGTATGACGCGTCCAGACAGTGGGAAAATCTGGTTAGACAGCAAGCCCGTCACCTTCCGCAGCCATGAAGACGCGATTAAAGCAGGGATTGGATACGTGTCTGAAGATCGTCTGACGCTGGGGTTGGTACAGCAGCAGTCAGTTGCTGACAACATGGTGCTGACGATTCTCGATCGGCTTCGCAGCCGCTTTCACCTGATTGATGAGTACCGTAAAAATAAATTGATCGTGAAGTGGATTGAGCGGTTGGGGGTACGGATGGCCGATCCCCAGCAGGCAATTTCCACGTTGTCTGGGGGCAATCAGCAGAAAATCGTACTGGCGAAGTGGGTGCTGACCCAGCCAAAAATTCTCATTCTGGATTCGCCCACGGTTGGCGTTGATGTGGGTGCCAAAGCCAGTATCTACGCGTTAATCCACCAACTGGCACAGGAGGGGATTGCCATCATCCTGATCTCCGACGAAGTGCCAGAAGTCTATTACAACTGTGACCGGATTTTGCACTTTCGCAACGGGGCCATCCATGCCGAATACCAGCCCGAACAGGTTGAACAACAGCAGCTTGCGGAGGTGATCAATGCCTGA
- a CDS encoding ABC transporter permease → MPDFSFFKPKSSQGWLAWVLLVAIVFFSLTSDQFLSMQNLLDLAESYAVTGIFALGLFVVLVTGGIDISFAAVASVVQYLIATLFIQFQFDNAALSIVLAIACGMLCGMVNAVLIYSLRIVSIIITISMQSLLFGLLMWLTDGRSLYTLPEWWVTLRQVLPFSLNGLTFQVGLPLVTLLVITGLTWLLLNKTHLGRQLYAVGGDQESARRIGIRVGLIHLFAYGYLGAMAAIGGLVQTYRMGEVVPNALVGGELDVLAATVLGGASLMGGKGTVLGTLMGVFLIAILKNGLNLIGVSSYFMNIVIGVVIMLAIAVTHYKKRKETDVSFV, encoded by the coding sequence ATGCCTGATTTCTCTTTTTTCAAACCCAAGAGTAGCCAGGGATGGCTGGCCTGGGTACTGCTGGTTGCGATCGTATTTTTCTCATTAACCAGCGATCAATTTTTATCGATGCAAAACCTGCTCGATCTGGCGGAGAGCTACGCGGTGACCGGTATCTTCGCGCTGGGTCTGTTCGTTGTGCTGGTAACGGGGGGGATCGATATCTCGTTTGCCGCCGTGGCATCCGTTGTGCAGTACCTGATCGCCACACTTTTTATCCAGTTTCAATTTGATAATGCCGCGCTCAGCATTGTGCTGGCGATTGCCTGCGGCATGTTGTGCGGCATGGTCAACGCGGTGCTGATCTATTCGCTGAGAATTGTCTCGATCATCATCACGATCAGCATGCAGTCGCTGCTGTTTGGCCTGCTGATGTGGTTGACCGATGGCCGCAGCCTTTACACCTTGCCCGAATGGTGGGTCACGCTGCGGCAAGTCTTGCCGTTTTCGCTGAATGGCCTGACGTTTCAGGTGGGGCTGCCGCTGGTCACCCTGCTGGTGATTACGGGGTTGACCTGGCTCCTGCTGAATAAAACGCATCTGGGGCGTCAGCTCTATGCGGTCGGCGGCGATCAGGAATCCGCACGTCGAATCGGGATTCGGGTTGGACTGATCCACCTCTTCGCCTATGGCTATCTGGGGGCGATGGCTGCCATTGGCGGGCTGGTACAGACCTATCGCATGGGCGAAGTGGTGCCCAATGCGCTGGTCGGCGGCGAACTGGACGTACTGGCCGCTACCGTACTCGGCGGAGCCAGCCTGATGGGTGGCAAAGGGACGGTGTTGGGAACGCTGATGGGGGTCTTTCTCATCGCTATTTTGAAAAACGGCCTGAATCTGATCGGGGTGTCTAGCTATTTCATGAATATCGTTATTGGCGTGGTGATCATGTTGGCTATTGCCGTCACACATTACAAAAAGCGCAAAGAAACTGACGTCAGCTTTGTGTGA
- a CDS encoding IS630 family transposase, which yields MPIIAAIPDEERRLMRKEAQQTRDKNHSRRLIAILMLHRGMTVTDVARLLCAARSSVGRWINWFTLHGIEGLKSLKSGRTPPWPVADILPTLPLLVQRSPQDFGWLRSRWSTELLSLVVNRLFNVALHPSTLYRYLRRAGIVWRRAAPTLKIKDPHYEEKRLAIEQAVSRKQTIHPVFYQDEVDIDLNPKIGADWMLKGQQKRITTPGHNQKYYLAGALHSDTGRVHYVGGSKKCSDLFINLLETLRRTYRRAKTITLVVDNYIIHKSRKVERWLEKNTKFRLLFLPTYSPWLNPIELLWLSLHETITRNHRCRYMRQLLEQVKLFMNAASPFPGNQHGLAKVERY from the coding sequence ATGCCGATCATAGCAGCAATCCCTGATGAAGAACGACGACTAATGCGTAAAGAAGCCCAACAAACACGCGATAAAAACCATTCCAGACGACTCATCGCCATACTGATGCTCCATCGGGGAATGACCGTCACCGACGTCGCCAGACTGCTCTGTGCCGCTCGTTCATCCGTTGGAAGATGGATAAATTGGTTTACTTTACATGGTATTGAAGGACTAAAGAGCCTCAAGTCCGGACGAACACCACCCTGGCCGGTCGCGGATATCCTGCCTACTTTGCCGCTTCTGGTTCAGCGTTCTCCTCAGGATTTTGGCTGGCTGCGTTCCCGCTGGAGCACGGAGTTGTTATCACTTGTCGTTAATCGGCTTTTTAATGTAGCGCTCCATCCTTCCACGTTGTACCGCTATCTGAGGCGAGCGGGTATTGTCTGGCGCAGAGCCGCGCCAACACTGAAAATCAAAGACCCGCATTATGAGGAAAAGCGACTCGCCATCGAACAGGCCGTCTCCCGGAAACAGACGATTCATCCGGTATTTTATCAGGATGAAGTGGATATCGACCTGAACCCAAAAATCGGTGCAGACTGGATGCTCAAAGGGCAACAGAAACGTATTACTACGCCGGGACATAATCAAAAGTATTATCTGGCAGGAGCACTGCATTCGGATACGGGACGGGTCCATTACGTTGGCGGCAGTAAAAAGTGTTCTGATTTATTTATCAATCTGTTAGAGACGTTACGACGGACATATCGGCGAGCGAAAACCATTACGCTGGTCGTTGATAACTACATCATTCATAAAAGCCGCAAGGTGGAACGGTGGCTGGAAAAAAATACGAAGTTCCGGTTGTTGTTCCTGCCCACGTATTCGCCGTGGCTCAATCCAATCGAGTTGCTCTGGTTGTCGTTACACGAAACCATAACGCGTAACCATCGGTGCCGATATATGCGGCAGTTACTGGAACAGGTAAAGCTATTTATGAATGCCGCTTCACCATTCCCCGGCAATCAGCATGGTCTGGCTAAAGTGGAGCGGTATTAG
- a CDS encoding substrate-binding domain-containing protein, which translates to MKRTFLACTLLALLSSAHADAAEKLRMGVVVKIGGIPWFNAMEAGIKSEAAKRGIDAWQVGPTAADPALQVRAIEDLIAQKVDIIGVVPNDPKVLEPVLKRAQEAGIKVLVHESPGQKYADWDFELVDAPTHGINHMKALAACMKEEGKYAMYVGSLTVPLHQEWTDAALAYQKAHYPKMQLVTDKFGVGESLDESIRTSNELMSKYPDLKGIMAFGSQGPIGAGRAVMNRNKTDQICVIGAFSPGQGATLVNRGAIKGGYIWNPKTAGEVFVRLADMMQKNQPITDGMTIEGLGKVNVDTQARTILGNNTESLDKSNLPKLIEMGL; encoded by the coding sequence ATGAAAAGAACATTCCTCGCCTGTACCCTCCTTGCCTTGTTGAGTTCAGCTCACGCCGATGCCGCCGAGAAATTGCGCATGGGCGTTGTCGTCAAAATTGGTGGTATTCCCTGGTTTAATGCGATGGAGGCGGGCATCAAAAGCGAAGCGGCCAAGCGTGGTATTGATGCCTGGCAGGTCGGCCCCACTGCTGCTGACCCCGCTCTACAGGTGCGCGCTATTGAAGACTTAATCGCCCAGAAAGTGGATATCATTGGCGTGGTGCCGAATGACCCGAAAGTGCTGGAACCCGTGCTCAAACGTGCGCAAGAGGCTGGCATTAAAGTGCTGGTACATGAATCTCCTGGCCAGAAATATGCAGACTGGGATTTTGAGTTGGTTGATGCGCCAACGCACGGCATCAACCATATGAAAGCGCTGGCTGCATGTATGAAAGAGGAAGGCAAATACGCCATGTATGTGGGGAGCCTGACGGTGCCTCTGCATCAGGAATGGACAGATGCGGCCCTAGCCTATCAGAAGGCACATTATCCGAAAATGCAACTCGTGACGGATAAATTTGGAGTCGGTGAATCGCTGGATGAATCTATCCGCACCAGTAACGAACTGATGTCTAAATACCCCGATCTTAAAGGCATCATGGCTTTTGGTTCACAGGGGCCGATCGGTGCGGGGCGCGCGGTGATGAACCGTAATAAAACCGATCAAATTTGTGTGATTGGTGCGTTTAGCCCAGGGCAGGGTGCAACGCTGGTAAATCGCGGGGCCATCAAAGGGGGTTATATCTGGAACCCGAAAACGGCTGGAGAGGTGTTTGTTCGGCTGGCCGATATGATGCAAAAAAATCAGCCGATTACGGACGGGATGACGATTGAGGGGCTGGGCAAGGTCAATGTGGATACGCAGGCACGCACCATTCTTGGCAATAACACGGAGAGCCTCGATAAATCTAATTTGCCAAAACTAATCGAGATGGGGCTGTAA